AGGCCGCCAGCTCGAGCGCCCGGGCACCGCCGTCCGCGGTCAGCCGTGCGGCCCGCTGGGCGATCGGGGTGTACAGCTGCCGGGTGTAGTCCTGCACCATGCGGCTGGCGAGGACCTTCGGGCCGAGGGTGGTCAGGGACGCCCGGACGCGGGCCAGCCACCGTCGCGGCAGGGGCCCGTCGGTCCGGTCGTAGAAGGCCGGGACGATGCTGTGCTCGAGCAGCTCGAACAGGGCGGCTGCGTCGGCGGCGTCCTGCTGCACCGGGTCGGGGTTCTGGGTCCGCCCGCCGATCGCGAAGCCGTTCTCGGCCGAGGCGCCGTTGGCGGGCTCGTACATCTCGTCCCACCAGCCGTCCAGCACCGAGGCGTGCAGCGCGCCGTTGAGGACCGCCTTCTCGCCGCTGGTGCCGCTGGCCTCGTGGGGACGGCGCGGGTTGTTCAGCCACACATCGCACCCGGCGACCAGCGTGCGGGCGATCCGCATGTCGTAGTCCTCGAGGAACACGAGGCGGCCGCGGACCTCCGGGTCGTTGCTGAAGTGCACCAGCTCGCGGATCAAGCCCTTGCCGCCGTCGTCGCGGGGGTGGGCCTTGCCGCTGAAGACGAACTGGACCGGCCGGTCGACCGAGGTCAGCAGCGCCTTCAACCGCTCGGGCTGGGTCAGGAGCAGCGTCCCCCGCTTGTAGGTGGCGAAGCGGCGCGCGAACCCGATCGTCAGCGCGTCCGGGTCGAGCAGGGTGTCGGTCCAGCCGAGCGCCCCGAGGGGTTCTCCGCGCCGCACGGCCTGCTCGCGGGCGCGGATCCGCACGGTCTGCACGAGGCGTTCGCGCGACCGGTTGCGGGCGCGCCAGATCTGGTCGTCGGTGATCCGCGACGCGAGCGACCACGAGTCGGGGTTGTGCGACCAGTCCGGCGGCAGGACGCGGTCGAACACCGCCGCCATCTCCGAGCCGATCCAGGTGCTGGCGTGCACCCCGTTGGTGATCGCGTGGATGGGCACCTCGGACGCCTCGACGCCCGGCCACAGGTCGGCGAACATCTCCCGCGACACGTGGCCGTGCAGCTGGGACACGCCGTTGGCCCCGGCGCTGAGCCGCAGCCCCATCATCGCCATGTTGTAGACCGCGCCGGCGTCGTCGGACGGCTCGCGGCCGATCTGCAGGACCTGGCCGAGGGAGACGCCGACCTGCTCGGCGTAGGAGGCGAAGTAGCGCTCGATCAACCCGCGGTCGAACCGGTCGATGCCGGCCGGCACCGGGGTGTGGGTGGTGAACAGCACCGACGCGCGGGCGCACTCGACCGCCTGGTCGAAGTCCAGCGCCGAAGGCGCGTCATGTGCAGAGCCGTCGCGGACGTAGCGGAGGATGCGCTCGAACTGGAGGAACCCGGCGTGCCCCTCGTTGGCGTGGAACAGGGACGGCTCGATCGTGACCGCCCCGATGCGCTGCGCCTCGGCGAGGGCCCGGACCCCGCCGATGCCGAGGACGATCTCCTGGCGGAGGCGGTGCTCGGAGTCCCCGCCGTACAGGCGGTCGGTGACCACGCGGTCGTCGGGGTGGTTGGCGCCGATGGCGGTGTCGCGGAGCAGCCGCGGGACCCGGCCGCCGTCGGCCTTCCAGATCTGGGCGGCGACGGTCCGGCCGGCCAGGTCCACCTCGACGAGCAGCCGCTCGCCCGACTCGTCCTCGAGGCGGGTCAGCGGCAGGTCGTAGGGGTTGAGGTCGGGGTACTGCTCGCGCTGCCAGCCGTCGGCGTCGAGGTGCTGGCGGAAGTACCCGTGGCGGTACAGCAGGCCGATGCCGACCAGCTCGAGCCCGAGGTCGCTGGCGGCCTTCAGGTGGTCGCCGGCCAGGATGCCGAGGCCGCCGGAGTAGACCTGCATCACCTCGGTGATCCCGAACTCCGCGGAGAAGTACGCCACCGCCGGCGGGGCGGGGTCCTGGGCCTGGGCCCACCGCGGCTGGGTGAGGTAGCGCTCGAGGTCCGCGCGGACCTCCGCCAGCTGGCTGCGGAACGCCTTGTCGGCGACGAGCTCGGCCATCCGCTCGCGGCTGAGGCCGCCGAGGAGCGCGGCCGGGTTGTTGCCGACGTCCTCCCACAGCTGCTTGTCGGCCCACTGGAAGACCTCGCGGGTCGGCGCGTCCCAGGACCAGCGGAAGTTCGCGGCCAGGTCGGCCAGCGGTTCGAGCTCCGCGGGGAGGGAGGGACGGACGCGGAGGGTTCGGACTGCCTTCACCATCAGTGGGTCCTCACGTGGTCGTCGATCAGGCGGGACGGGATGCAAGCGCTGTCAGCACCGAAGTCCGGAAGCGTACACACCGTCGGGACGCACAGGACACCCGTACCCGTCCTCCCGACCCAGCGCACACCGGCGCACCGCGAGATCCGCCCGTCGTGCGGGTTCAGAGCGGCCGCGGCGTGGGCAGGTCTGCCTGCAGAGCGCCCGTGGCATCGTCTACAACGAGAAGGCCGTGAAGAACCGCATCCAGATGACCGACATCAGCCCCGTCGTCGACGGCGGGCGCTTCGCCGCGAAGGCGACCACCTCCGACGTCGTGGAGGTGTCCGCCGTCCTCTTCCGCGAGGGTCACGACAAGGTGGCGGGGGCGGTCCGCCACCGACCGCCCGGAGGGGACGGCTGGCGGGAGCTGCCGATGGCGGCCCGCCCCCAGGACCGCTTCGAGGCGCGGTTCGTGCCCGACGAGGTGGGGGCCTGGGAGTTCCAGGTCCTCGGCTGGACCGACCACTGGGCCTCGTGGCTCGACGGGTTGGTGAAGAAGCACCAGGCGGGCGTGGCCGACCTCTCCCTCGAGTTCGAGGAGGGGGCGCTGCTGCTCGAGCGCCACGCCGCCGGCGACGACGTCCCCGCCGAGCAGGTCAGCCGGCTCGAACGGGCCGCCGCCACGCTGCGGGACGATGCCGTGCCGGTGCACCAGCGGGTCGACGCGGCCCGCGCCGGCGATCTCCGCCAGGTCCTGGTCGCCCACCCCGACCGGCGCGACCTGACGACGTCGCCCACGTTCACCCTGTGGGTCGACCGGGACCGCGCCGGGTTCAGCGCCTGGTACGAGATGTTCCCGCGGTCCGTCGGCTCCGACGGGCGGACCAGCGGGACGTTCAAGACCGCCCAGTCGCGGCTCGGCGAGATCGCCGCGATGGGCTTCGACGTCCTCTACCTCCCGCCGATCCACCCGATCGGCCACGCGCACCGCAAGGGACCGAACAACACCCTCATCGCCGGTCCCGACGACCCCGGCGTCCCCTGGGCGATCGGGTCGGAGGCCGGCGGGCACACCGCCGTCCACCCCGACCTCGGCACGCTCGAGGACTTCGACGACTTCGTCGCCGCCGCAGGCGAGGCGGGCCTCGAGGTGGCCCTCGACTTCGCGATCCAGTGCTCGCCGGACCACCCGTGGGTGACCGAGCACCCCGAGTGGTTCCGCCACCGGGCCGACGGCTCGATCGCCTACGCGGAGAACCCGCCGAAGAAGTACCAGGACATCTACCCCATCGACTTCGACACCGAGGACATCGACGGGCTGTGCGAGGAGCTCAAGGGCGTCCTCGAGTTCTGGATCGACCGCGGCATCCGCATCTTCCGGGTCGACAACCCCCACACCAAGGCGCTGCCGTTCTGGGAGTGGGTCATCGACGAGATCCACCAGACCGACCCCGGCGTCCTCTTCCTGGCCGAGGCGTTCACCCGCCCGGCGATGATGCGGCAGCTGGCGAAGCTCGGGTTCAGCCAGTCCTACACGTACTTCACGTGGCGGAACACCAAGCACGAGCTCACCGAGTACGTGACCGAGCTGGCCCACACCGACTCCGCCGACTACTACCGGCCCAACTTCTGGCCGAACACCCCGGACATCCTGCACGAGTACCTGCAGTCCGGGTCGCCGGCCGCGTTCAAGGTCCGCGTCGCGCTGGCGGCACTGCTCAGCCCCAACTACGGCATGTACTCCGGCTACGAGCTGCTCGAGCACGTCCCCGTCCGGCCGGGATCAGAGGAGTACCTCGACTCGGAGAAGTACGCCTACCGGCCGCGCGACTTCCACGTCGACCACTCGATCGCGCCGTTCATCGCGCGGCTGAACGAGCTGCGGCACAGCCACCGGGTGCTGCTCGGCGACCTGCGGAACGTGTGGTTCCACGGGATCGAGAACGACCAGCTGCTGGCCTTCTCGAAGACCGCCGTGCCCGCCGACGTCGACGGGGTGGCCGGCGACGCCGTCCCCGGGCGGCGCATGCCCGACGGGCCGGTGCCGCTCGACCGGCTGGTGGTCATCGCCAACCTGGACCCCCACCACGCCCAGGAGGGGATGACGGCCCTCGACATGTGGCAGCTGGGGATGGACGGGGTCGATGCGCCCTACGACGTCCACGACCTGCTGACCGGCCACACCTGGACCTGGCAGGGACCGCGGAACTACGTCCGCCTGGACCCGTCCGCCGGCGAGCCGGTCCACGTGTTCCACCTGCGCCCCCACCTCTGACCCGCCCCTCCCACCCCGCATCCCACCCCGCACGAACGCACGAAGGAACCGGTGAATGCTGTCCAACGACCCCGACTGGTACAAGCACGCGATCTTCTACGAGGTCGTCGTGCGCGGGTTCAACGACCACAACGGCGATGGCACGGGGGACATCCGCGGGTTGATCGACAAGCTCGACTACCTGCAGTGGCTGGGTGTCGACTGCCTCTGGCTGCTGCCCTTCTACGAGTCGCCGCTCCGCGACGGCGGCTACGACATCAGCGACTACTACAAGGTGCTGCCCGAGTTCGGTGACGTCACCGACGTGGCGGACCTGATCTCCGCCGCCCACGACCGGGGCATGCGGATCATCGCCGACATGGTGATGAACCACACCTCCGATGCCCACCCGTGGTTCCAGGAGGCCCGCGACCCGTCGAGCGACAAGCACGACTGGTACGTGTGGTCCGACACCGACGAGCGCTACAGCGACGCGCGGATCATCTTCGTCGACACCGAGAAGTCGAACTGGACGTACGACGCCAAGGCGGGCAAGTACTACTGGCACCGGTTCTTCAGCCACCAACCGGACCTCAACTACGACAACCCCGAGGTCGGCGAGGCCATGCTCGACGCCCTCCGGTTCTGGCTGAACATGGGGCTCGACGGGATGCGGCTCGACGCGATCCCGTACCTGTTCGAGCGGGAGGGGACGAACTGCGAGAACCTCCCCGAGACCCACGAGTTCCTGAAGCGCGTCCGCAAGGTCGTCGATGACGAGTTCGACGACCGGATCCTCCTCGCCGAGGCCAACCAGTGGCCCGAGGACGTCGTCGAGTACTTCGGGCAGGGCGACGGCGACGAGTGCCACATGGCCTTCCACTTCCCGGTCATGCCGCGCATGTTCATGGCCGCCCGGCGTGAGGAGGCCAAGCCGATCATCGAGATCATGCGGTCGACGCCGGACATCCCCGAGAGCGCCCAGTGGGGCATCTTCCTGCGCAACCACGACGAGCTGACCCTCGAGATGGTCACCGACGAGGAGCGCGACTACATGTACGCGGTCTACGCGGCCGACCCGCGGATGCGGATGAACGTCGGGATCCGCCGCCGGCTCGCGCCGCTGCTCGACAACGACCGCCGCCTGATCGAGCTCTTCCACGCGTTGCTGTTCAGCCTGCCGGGTAGCCCCGTCATGTACTACGGCGACGAGATCGGCATGGGGGACAACATCTACCTGGGTGACCGCGACGGGGTCCGCACGCCGATGCAGTGGACCCCCGACCGCAACGGCGGGTTCTCCTCCGCCGACTTCGCGGCCCTGTACCTCCCCCCGATCGTCGACCCGGTGTACGGCTACCAGGTCACCAACGTCGAGCAGCAGCAGCGCCAGACCACCTCGCTGCTGCACTGGGTGCGGGACATGATGGGCATCCGCAAGCGCCACCCGGTGTTCGGCACCGGCACGTTCGAGGCGCTCGACAGCTCCAACCCGAAGGTGCTCGCCTTCCTGCGGGAGGATGCCGAGCAGCACGTGCTGGTCGTGGCGAACCTCGGCGCGACCGCCCAGTTCGTCCAGCTCGACCTGAGCCGGTTCGACGGCTGGCAGCCCGTGGAGATGCTCGGCCAGACCCCGTTCCCCCGCGTCGGGCAGCTCCCCTACCTGCTGACGCTGGCCGAGCGGGGTTGGTACTGGTTCGACCTGAAGGAACCGGACGAGGCATGAGCGACCAGACCACCACGACCCCAGCGGCGGCCGCGACCCGCGTCGCCCTGTCGGACCTGACCGAGTGGCTGCCGCGCCAGCGGTGGTTCAGCGCGAAGGACCGGCCCCTCGCCGACGCCACCGCCACCGATGCGGTCGAGGTGGATCGGGCCACGTCGACGTGGCTG
Above is a genomic segment from Euzebya sp. containing:
- the glgP gene encoding alpha-glucan family phosphorylase; its protein translation is MVKAVRTLRVRPSLPAELEPLADLAANFRWSWDAPTREVFQWADKQLWEDVGNNPAALLGGLSRERMAELVADKAFRSQLAEVRADLERYLTQPRWAQAQDPAPPAVAYFSAEFGITEVMQVYSGGLGILAGDHLKAASDLGLELVGIGLLYRHGYFRQHLDADGWQREQYPDLNPYDLPLTRLEDESGERLLVEVDLAGRTVAAQIWKADGGRVPRLLRDTAIGANHPDDRVVTDRLYGGDSEHRLRQEIVLGIGGVRALAEAQRIGAVTIEPSLFHANEGHAGFLQFERILRYVRDGSAHDAPSALDFDQAVECARASVLFTTHTPVPAGIDRFDRGLIERYFASYAEQVGVSLGQVLQIGREPSDDAGAVYNMAMMGLRLSAGANGVSQLHGHVSREMFADLWPGVEASEVPIHAITNGVHASTWIGSEMAAVFDRVLPPDWSHNPDSWSLASRITDDQIWRARNRSRERLVQTVRIRAREQAVRRGEPLGALGWTDTLLDPDALTIGFARRFATYKRGTLLLTQPERLKALLTSVDRPVQFVFSGKAHPRDDGGKGLIRELVHFSNDPEVRGRLVFLEDYDMRIARTLVAGCDVWLNNPRRPHEASGTSGEKAVLNGALHASVLDGWWDEMYEPANGASAENGFAIGGRTQNPDPVQQDAADAAALFELLEHSIVPAFYDRTDGPLPRRWLARVRASLTTLGPKVLASRMVQDYTRQLYTPIAQRAARLTADGGARALELAAWRGHLATGWPDVRIETIELDHAVGFIGDAREVIVDVNLGQVSPEDVAVQIVHGPIGADGTILHPSVVSLAHDGSGDVHQRYRATIELDVSGEYGLAARVVPTHPDLRSWADTGLVTWAS
- a CDS encoding alpha-1,4-glucan--maltose-1-phosphate maltosyltransferase, giving the protein MKNRIQMTDISPVVDGGRFAAKATTSDVVEVSAVLFREGHDKVAGAVRHRPPGGDGWRELPMAARPQDRFEARFVPDEVGAWEFQVLGWTDHWASWLDGLVKKHQAGVADLSLEFEEGALLLERHAAGDDVPAEQVSRLERAAATLRDDAVPVHQRVDAARAGDLRQVLVAHPDRRDLTTSPTFTLWVDRDRAGFSAWYEMFPRSVGSDGRTSGTFKTAQSRLGEIAAMGFDVLYLPPIHPIGHAHRKGPNNTLIAGPDDPGVPWAIGSEAGGHTAVHPDLGTLEDFDDFVAAAGEAGLEVALDFAIQCSPDHPWVTEHPEWFRHRADGSIAYAENPPKKYQDIYPIDFDTEDIDGLCEELKGVLEFWIDRGIRIFRVDNPHTKALPFWEWVIDEIHQTDPGVLFLAEAFTRPAMMRQLAKLGFSQSYTYFTWRNTKHELTEYVTELAHTDSADYYRPNFWPNTPDILHEYLQSGSPAAFKVRVALAALLSPNYGMYSGYELLEHVPVRPGSEEYLDSEKYAYRPRDFHVDHSIAPFIARLNELRHSHRVLLGDLRNVWFHGIENDQLLAFSKTAVPADVDGVAGDAVPGRRMPDGPVPLDRLVVIANLDPHHAQEGMTALDMWQLGMDGVDAPYDVHDLLTGHTWTWQGPRNYVRLDPSAGEPVHVFHLRPHL
- the treS gene encoding maltose alpha-D-glucosyltransferase, with the protein product MLSNDPDWYKHAIFYEVVVRGFNDHNGDGTGDIRGLIDKLDYLQWLGVDCLWLLPFYESPLRDGGYDISDYYKVLPEFGDVTDVADLISAAHDRGMRIIADMVMNHTSDAHPWFQEARDPSSDKHDWYVWSDTDERYSDARIIFVDTEKSNWTYDAKAGKYYWHRFFSHQPDLNYDNPEVGEAMLDALRFWLNMGLDGMRLDAIPYLFEREGTNCENLPETHEFLKRVRKVVDDEFDDRILLAEANQWPEDVVEYFGQGDGDECHMAFHFPVMPRMFMAARREEAKPIIEIMRSTPDIPESAQWGIFLRNHDELTLEMVTDEERDYMYAVYAADPRMRMNVGIRRRLAPLLDNDRRLIELFHALLFSLPGSPVMYYGDEIGMGDNIYLGDRDGVRTPMQWTPDRNGGFSSADFAALYLPPIVDPVYGYQVTNVEQQQRQTTSLLHWVRDMMGIRKRHPVFGTGTFEALDSSNPKVLAFLREDAEQHVLVVANLGATAQFVQLDLSRFDGWQPVEMLGQTPFPRVGQLPYLLTLAERGWYWFDLKEPDEA